The window ACTCGCACAGTCATCAAGAACTCTGCTGAGTggggagctgggactgctgTACTGCCCTGAGCAACGCAGCGGGGTCAGTGCTGTGCGCACAGGCATGGGTACGGCTGCCCGATTCACCTGGGAGACATCCCAGTGCTTTGCTGGAACGCCACTGGGATGAGCTGGACCGGCAGCAACTTCTGGCTGGGATGTGGGGGGTGTTTGGTGTGAAGCAAACTGCTGTCCCAGGAGTGGCTTTAGCTGCTACAGCTGAACCTTCCTGCAGTTGTGAGGAAAATCTGCCTTGGGTTTAAATTGGGCTTGAATTCCTCAGTTGCCCTTTCCCGTAGGAGCAAAGCCCCTGCCACCACCTTTGGACTCGCCAGGCaagcctggggagcagaggagcaggcCCCCCTTCGTGCAGCACAGGTAAGCAGCTTTGGGGAGACTGCGTTCTATGCACTTCTCTCGAAAGCAGCTcagcgcagccccggggcggaAGGACCCGTCTTGGGCTCCGGCAGTCGCTGTaggtttttctctcttacttACAAAGACGACCGATGAGGATTTTTGAGGAACCACCCCTGAGAACTAGCTTTTAGGCTCATTTTTTCCTATGCTCATCATTTTTCTCTAGCCCCATTGGCAGGGGAGGTAGGagtgccctgccctgcccgtgACACCTCCAGGGACCTGCTGGCCCAGCCACatgcgggcagggctgctgcagggtgcCCCACGGGATGTGCTTCATGCACAAGTTAGTCTTTCTGCTGTGGTTTctattaactgaaaataaaaaccagctCAGAGCAACAGGGGTCTTAGGTCTGGAAAAATAGAGAGTGCCATTTCTAATCCTGTGAGCTGACAGGGAAGCTGTTGATTTGCAGCTTGCAAAGACACAGCAATGTTTCGAACCAGCTCTCCTTTACCCAGCCTGCTGAAGGCAAGggtttacacacacacacatctatTTTAGGCCACTCTTTAATACTGACCTTATGGCTATTgcatgaagatatttttttagaatgcaaatctctttttcttttgtaataaGAAGGATGCCAGCAGCGATTGTGTAAAAGAGGTGGGTGCTCCCAAATGGGCTCTACTTCACTTTTTTGCAGTAGGTTAAATACACTGAATGTTTCCAGCTAATTCTTTAGGAGAAGTTAAGAGTATAAACCTGTTTTGTTCACGTTGCCTCTCAGCGTGCCCCCGATGACAGAGGCGGTGGCCAGGCGAGCCCTCCTGCGCTTCGTGGCTTCCCGATGCTGCTACGGGAGCAGAGCCGCAGGAGAGCTGGCCATCCGGCAGCTGAGGCAGCTGGGGACGTACCGAGTGAGTACCTCCAGACCTGGTGTCTTGGGCACCTCTTCTGAGTGGCTGGGATAATTTCCAATTACATAGTGACATTGGGCCACAAAGAACCACCCattcattaaattaaatggCTTTCATCCTACGTTAAATGCAGACGTACAAGTGCTTTCCAAGGAAAGTCTACCTAAGAGCTGACTACAGCCTTTCATAGCTGAAAGGTCCATCCTCCGCTACAGGAAAGCACCACATCAGCAAAGCCCCTGGAAGCCTTCTCTTACAGCCTACCTTTGGCAAAAGAGCCCTTTCCTTAGCTAAACTGCAGGAACCTGATCTGCAGCTTGGTATTTTGGGTTCAGGCAAGCACAGAGTGACCTGTAATGCCATGCATCTCCCCAGCTGTGAATTTATTCTGGTAATGTTTAATGCCACAGAAAACATGTGGACTTGGTTCCCTATTGTCGTTCCTCTTGCTGAAAATAGCTATTGTGGACTTGGTGCTTGCTGCAGTTAGTCTCTGGCTCTTCAGGCAGTCCTGGTTTGGAGAACTGATGCCCAATAAACCAAAATGGTGGGTTCTGTGCCAGGGtttggtgctggtgctgcctggTCAGCTGTCCAGGGGAGGGCTGCTGTGCCCACCCCTGCTCCCTTTTCTGGGGCTTCTTGCAGGGGATAATGAATGAGCATTGaggagcagggtgctgggagtGCCCTTTGATAGGCATTGTGGGGCAGATACTCCTTTACACTAGTGTTTGTTCCACTTCTGAGGTTATTCAGATTACTCACAAACATTATCTGGGCCTTCCCTAAAAAATAAGCCACAGGATTCTCCAAATAATGGCAAAACTCActtttgctgtgaaaatgcCAACCCATTTTTCTTACGTAAGTTGTACTCGGAGACAGAAGGGTCTGGGAATGCTCCCGAGACCTGTTATTAGTAAGTCATGGTTCAAATTTAAGTGCCTGCTTTGTGCAAGTTGTCTTTGTGGTGAGTGcgtgatttttctcttctagtATCGACTGGAGACGTTCAGTGAGTCGAGGTTAAGCGAGTGGGCGTTTGAGCCCTTCACCAGTAAGTGATCGCCCTGTATCCCACTGGAATGGCTCTCGTGGGATGTGCCCCACACATTGGAGCTGGGGTCTGCAGCAGCGCTCGCCATCCAGGGCTTGTGTGGCTCCTGGAGATGACTTGAGCCTGGTTTAACATGCATCAGGTTTATCTGATCCCTTGTGGCCATTTGCACTCTGCAGGGCCTGTGAAGCTGGGGCAAAATGCTTTCCTCTGCAGGCTTAGTTTGCTTTCCTTGTGTTGGGGGAAGTTTTGCAGCATGCTCTGGGAGCAGAGGCCATTATTTCCCTCCCTCCGCAGCAGTAATTTCCTACCAAGTGCCACGTATACTCAAATCTTGATTTGGGATGGGCACCTGCACACAGTGGAGCTCTTTACCAACCTGCTGAGGACTGTGGGGGACCCCTGCCCCTGGTTTTTGGGTGACAGCTGATCCCAGGTGCCCGCGCTGGCCCGGGGGGTctgctgggagggctggggggagacGGGAGCTGTGCTGTGGTGGCAGGAGGGTGCTCTGTACCTCGGGGTGCCCGTGGCATGGGCCACGTAGGGTCAGTCCCTGGTGCGACCCCcacatggggatggggagcgATGTTGGCTggtccccagcagcaccaggagccGGCCAGCATCTGATCACCACCTCCAGCAAGGTGGATAAGACGCTGCCCCCTCCTGCAGAGCCCGGAGCAGCCAGACGCCCCGGGGAAGCCCCCCTGGACCCCTGGGACGTGGAGGTCGGGGCCCCCCCGCTCTTCCAGGGCCAGACGCGGCGCTGCCGGGTACCCCGCTCGGCGCTGGTCAGGGTGAGTCCGCGCTCGCTGCCAGCTGCTCCCGGGAGCCCCTTCCCTGGCCGATGGGCTCGTCGGGGCTcggggagcagcccccagccagggcagcgTCCCTTCCTCGGGACCCTCAGCTCCTTGGGACGGTGACGGGCACCTCACTACGGTTCTCCTTTTCTTGggtttttcctcattaaatgCCAGGGAAAATAGTCAAAATCCCTTCTTCCTGGTGTTTTCTTCCTCTAGAAGTTTGAGGACAAATCTTGCTGCAGCCTTTTCAAGAAACAGCACTGAAtaatctttcctcttttgttaaattttttttcagcattagcAGAACATTTGTTTGCATGACAGTTCCCATTTAGCTTTTGACAAGCTTTATAGCTGgtcaatttattttactttttaagtgATAtgatgaataaagaaaaaaaattactttcttttgcCAGCACTACATAGACATTTGCCTTTGTTAAACAGTTATTATTTATGACTCCTTTAATGGTCATACAGCACAATTTTATGGTGTTGGATTCTGTCCCTTTAGAACCAGAATTTTATCACTGAATTTTGATGCAGGAAGAGTGCATGTGCATAATATGAGAAATCCGAAATCCCTGGGCATCTCTGTGCATGAATAATCTTCTGATTTCAGGACTGTCACAGATGCCATGGTCACGGCCGGTCCAAGTGCGGGGTGTGCCATGGGGCAGGTCGGGTAAGGAGCTGGGAAACCTTCTGCCAGGCAGCCTGCATTTCCTATTCCTTTAAGTTTGGGCTTCATTTGTGAAATTACATCACGTGCTATCTTACTACTGTACTTATTATGAGGGTTGGAAGTCTGCATGGAAGTTCTGTTTTATTGCCCTTTTGCCACCCTGTGTCCCAAACCCACTCGTGTTCGGTCCAGTTTCCAGCTGATGTTCCCGGGGtctctgcagagatgctgaaTGGGGTTATCAAAATCCTGCCCAGGTAGCAAAGATGTCTTACCCCATCATCAGTTGATAGCCTGTGTGTTACAATggtgagagggaaaggagggaaagaagcGTTCAACAACGCTTCTGCATTGTTGAAATGAGGTCAGATCTTAGGCATGAAATACAGCAAACTGGTTGCTGTCTTTCAGATACGCTCAGTTCTGTATTCGGGGTTtccaaagggaagaggaggcttAACCCAGGGGTGCAAGTGCAGCTACAAATCTGGCCTCCTGcctttatttgttcttttgcaCAGATATTCCCAAAGACAGCCAAAAGATGTATTGTTATTGCACTAAAATTGCCACTTAATTAAAGTTAATCTGATTAAATACGAATACTTAAATAAAAGTCTACTAGTAACTATGTTAATAAGTAACAGTGGAAAAACACATGtgtaagaaaaaagacatttcaacCTAGATCATGTGTCCAGTTTGCATCACTGGGGAGTTTGACTGGAACACCTAATTAATCCAGTCACAATTTATGAGCtattttgtacattcttttcATTTGCCATGTATGTACTTGGCATATACCTGTCTCTGCAAGCCTGAGTTAGCAATTATTCTGATAACATACATAAAAGCTTTTGATTTATAAACTtgacacatttttattctggcAGTCACCACCTATTTTAATTCTTCGGTGTATTTGTAGACGAGGTGTGTAACGTGCAAGGGATCCCGACGGAGACTAAAGCAGCAAAAGAGGTGCCAGCTTTGTTCAGGTACAGGTCGCAAAAGGTACGATGGGCTCCTCTGCGCGCCAGTTAGTGTGGCTCTGCTCAAACCGTATTGCTTCCCTTAGGCCATGTTTGCTCACGCAACGGTATGGTTAGTGGAAACCAGTCATCCCAGTCCCACTGGCTTGGTGGAGGTTATCAGCTGAGGATCTGCCGGTAGGAGGAAAATACTGGAAGGttggtaggggaaaaaaagcccttaaTCCAGTCTGTGTGAGCCACAACGGCTCCActtgcctgctgctggcagaggttACAGTGCAGAGCTGGGACGTGCTCTACATGCCTGtgtgcttttcttattttctaccATGAAGATCACCTAACAGATAAAGCAGTACAGCAGTAGCTTTATTCTCCAGGAAAAATGGTTAGAAATAGCCTTTTCCAcctctaatttttaaatgaactttcattttaacatcTATTATTCACTCTGTGTGGCCCACTTAGCATTCAAAAACCAGGCTGGTATCCCAAACTCATGAGATAAGCTCTtaagcatttggaaaataataattttttggctctcctttcttccatattttttacctttctgtTACAAGACTGTTGCATTTCTCAGCATCTCTGGGAAACCAGAGAACACTTTGGGTATTCCAAGGAAAGCAGAGTTTCTCAGACcttcaggagctgcagcagaaaagagGCTTCGAGTCTGTCCAGGTCCATGCTGTACCTCCCATCCTGGGTCTTGGTGGGCTGAGGTCGGCTCAGAGCACGGGAGCgggtggtgggatggggctggAAGGAGCCGGCCCGGGATGGCAGCAGCAAACTTCAGAGCTGCTCTTAGGTCCGGTTCCCGCAGTGCCCGGTCGGGGCTTGGCAGGTTTCATGGACAGCACAGCCTGGTGAGTTATTACCACCCTCTGGTTTTTCCAAACATGAAACTTAACAGGCCTAAAAATGATCTTTAAGtgacaaaaaaagaaggcaCTGTTCTAAAACTATTTTGTTTATGTGGCTCCcttaagtttaaaataacagaGATGGTATCGTGCATAATCATGGCAGTCATTTTAAAGCATGAATCCACTGGGGCTAATGATGGCTTGAAGAGCCTTAATGAATCAGTTGTTAACTGCTGCTAATCTGTGTTGCATTGATGCAATCAAAATGCTCCATGCATAAGCATATGCCTCCTGCATCTGTTagaagcacaggcagcagcgTCTTCAAAGTGACACTCGCCTTCCTACCGTTGTGTGGGGAAATTGTGATTATCCTTAATTAGATGTACAAATACATTCTTTGACTAATTCCACATTTACAAATAGATTTGAGGCTGGcattattcatttgtttttcccagCAAATATGCTATATCCCTTGAGTCACAGACCAGGGGGGAAGAGGTATGCGTGGTGCATGTGCTATCATTGACTCCTGTACTGCTGACCCAGCTGAGCTACACAAACAGTCTGAAATAAATCACCTTCAGGTCCGCAGGCCTCTGAAAGCGGGCAGCGTTTAAAGTCCTGTTTAAAATCCTTACTGTTGCATCCAAAGGTGCAATACCTGTTCTGGCCGGGGCAGCAAGACCTGTGCAACCTgtcagggagagaaaaagctcCAACATTTCAAGCAGCTGGTGATAACCTGGTAAGCAGCATGGGTAGAAGTTCAGAGCTGTTACTTTTATGCCTTCTTTTACTGCAAGGCTTGGGAGCTCAGCTGTGCTCCCTAAGGGGGAGCTGAGAGAGTATTTACTGCCTTTGGTCAGGCAGAGACAGAGGCTTAGAGGGGCAGCTTTAGTCCTTAATGATGGCAGTCTTGTCCATGGGGCGTGGTGGGAGCTGAAGTGGGTTCACAGAGGTAAAGGATTTTCCAGGGTCACACAAAAAGTCAGAAATGGAGACGGAGAGGCTGAGCCTCTGCCCGGTACGAGCTTGCACAGCCCAGAcccagagcccccagcagccaggagcaATGCGGGGCAGTGGCCAAGCTCCTTTTTCTGGGGTTTTAGTGATGGCCCAAGGCTGCCGGCTGTTGTGTTGCTCTGGCATTTCCCATTTGGGAGCTCTAGTGCCAGAGATAACAGATGGAGCTGAAAAAGATCTTAGCTTGTGAGGTTTAGCTAAAAGCCGTTACCTGCCCTGCTGGGTGCTTGCTGAGCACTTTCCTGTTTTTGTACAAAATGCCTTCAATTACCCTGTGTGAAGaccttcatttttcaaaacgCCATCTCTGTCCACCCTGAGAGACTGGAAATTGCCCCAGCCATGCCCGTCACACTGGTGGGACTTCTGGGGGGCacggggtccccagggctgcacTACCCCAGacaagcacagctctgccagctgagaCCTTCAGCTCCTTTGGAGGCCACCACCAGCCACTAACCATGTCCTTGTCCTACAAGTAATAGAGCAAAATGGTTCACTCTAATAGGAGCCGTGGCTTTGGAAAGGCAATAGAAGACCTCTCCTGCCACAAGGAGTTAATAGGTGTAGGAGGCTCTGAAAGCCGTAAGGCAAGGTGATCACCATGAAGGTCTGATTTCAGGATGATTTATGCAAGAGTCATCCATGGTTGTTGCATATACAAGGTTATTAAGAAACTAATGCGGGAGTGCACAAAGGTTAGGCAGGCATGACTACTGTCCTCAGAAACTGGGGAGCATTCAAGCATTGCTCAGGCATTTAGAAAGAGCCTGGAGATAGCTCAGTGCCCTACAGCCAGCCTCGGATCGTTCGGTTGTTTCCCCTCTCTCTTGCAGGAAGAACAATGTCTTTGAATTTGTTTCTGAGCATCATCTGAACTTCCCAGGAGAGCTGCTCAGCAAAGTCAGTGGAGAGTAtatatttaaagatgaaaatgtgGTGGTGAGTGCAACTTCTGGGGCCAGAGGGGATCCTTCCCTGAGGGACTGTGAACGAGGGGGGATGTGAAATGGCTCTCAGCTGTGCGTCTCTGCTGCAGTGGCCAGCGGCTGCTCTGGCCATGGCGATAACCGGtgccctctcctgcagcagagctgccaaagTCCTGTTTGCAGGACGTGGCTTTTCCCATTTCTACAGTCAGGAGAAGCGCAGGGAGCAATGGGATTATGAAATCCAGCAAAAGTGGGTCTTTTTCCATCAGCAGCCACTGGGAGGTCGCGACTTTGCTCCTCCctgtgggagcactggggccaGGGAGCTCTCAGGCTGGAACAGAAATGCtttggcaggagctgggctaCCTGCAGGTGACCTGTGTGGTCTGACGGTGCGGCACCAGGACCAAAGCAACGAGGTGGCTTTGTGCCATTGCCCCTAGGTAGTGCGGAGCATCCTCAGCTTCCTCTGAGGAACTGAGAGTTGTTGGGTTTTCTGCCCGACAAAATGCGACCAACCCGTGCTGCAGCAGTCAGCACTCAACTGCCCCAGGTTACTTTTGGTGGCCATTGCCAGACTAGCAGAAATCCCAGCCCAGCATCattctctgcagctttccagcaATAACAGCAGACATCCAGCAGCACATCCATCCCTGGGGCTTTTTATATTGCCCCTTGCAcattttcctctgcctgcacGGTGTCAGCACTGTCAGCTGCAGGCTTTTCAGGGAGGGGGCATGGGATGGTGGCTCCTGCCCCTTGCTGGAGCGCCTGCCTGGCATTGCCATCAACAAGCGAACccacctgcctgcagagccaccGGAGCACATCCCGCAGGCAGGAGCTGATCCTGCCAGCTTTGGAGCCAGGATCCAGCACcgaggtgctgctgctggcggggGTTGCTCgctgggctgctgtggggaCCTGCGGGTGCAGGGCCCTTAAACGAGATGTTCATCAATGCTGGACatctcttctcctccagctcctgtgGTACAGGGCTCCCAGAGGGAATCTGCCTCCATATACCTGCAAAAGTCTGGCGCAAAACAGTCCGAAAATGCCTGAAGCACAGTGCTCTCCTACAGCCAATGCCATCTCTGTATTGCTCAGTCCTCagcttgactttttttaaaaaatacgaATGCAAATGAGTGAGGATTTAACTGtgcctttttattatttattagttGTTTTGCAGTAACCTGTAGAAACTTTGGTCGTGTACCAAGACGGGGAGCTAGGCACCATCCAAGCACGGACCAGCTCTCCCCCAGAGAGCTATTACTCAGTGTCATGCATCTGTAGTGAAGACTTTGCATCTGGTCTTGCAGAATCCCTTTGGGATTTGAATGATGTTTTAGCATCTGAGTCACTCTCCAATGAATGCTTTAGATCTGAAGTTCGATGAGCATTAAAATCAGGGGGCCTCTCGCATAAATGGCTATCACTCCTGGCTATGCAAGAAGTAGCTGCATTCATGACTAGTTCTGCTTTGCCTACAAGCCCAGTATTTCTTCTCTAAATTGTCCACATGCTGGGGGAAAACagagaagctttaaaaaaaacctttcaaattTAACAGTGCTGCACTGCTGGAAGAAGGCGACAGCGAATCCTCTTGGGGCACAGCGTCACAGAGTCGCTCAGTGCCAGTTTTTAGCCAAACCTGCCAGCTTGGGCACATCTTGGGAACTCCACGGGCAGCACTAACCTCTGTCTAGAGAGGCACGGTCCGTATTTTGGACACTTCTACGTTttgctggggtgggatggaCATACCTTTGGGACTTTGAGCTCagcatttattctgtttatttccattataTGCCCAGGTCTTTCCTTGTGTGTGCCAGTAACAGGTGAAATGAATATGTTTGTGCCAGACAAATAGGGTCTCTCTTTTGCGCGGTTGGGTTTATTTCTTGCAGGTGTATCCCATCGTGGACTTTCCTGAGCCCGAGATCTCGCTGGCCTCGCAGCGAGCCATCGCAGAGCACAGCGCGGCGTTTGCCACGTCCTCCCGCATCCTCCGGCAGGTAAGGGGAGCCCGGAGCGGAGCCGCCTGCGTGTCCCCCCGGCGCCTGGGGCGTCAGCTAATGATGGTTGGTTAGTGAGCTTGGTCAGACACAATTAGATGTTGAGAATAGTAaccaatttcattttttatttagaggTGATCtttagcaaatgaaaaagaaattctaatTATCAAAGAAATCTTAATTATCAAGTGAAAAAccagggaaataatttttcagaaatgtactGAAAGATGTAGGCAACTGTGGTTATTATTGTTCCTTTTACCTTTTCAAAGCCCTGGCAAACATTATTTATTACCACTATTTTTATCTTAGAAGCTAATTTTGAATAAACATTAGGATTCCACACCATCTGATTCTCACTAGAGTGTTGTaatctctgctgctgctattaTAAATGTGATTGCAAATGCAAAAGTTTAGCTAGAACATACTGTTTTTTCACCCACAGGAAAGAGAAggtttcacattaaaaatgcaagtaaacTGAAAGACCAAAATAAACTTAAAGGGAGATGGTTTGATTTTCCATGTGGTCCGTCAAAACCAGCTCTT of the Ciconia boyciana chromosome 11, ASM3463844v1, whole genome shotgun sequence genome contains:
- the SSUH2 gene encoding protein SSUH2 homolog, whose product is MFPRAIGEPDLHPEPGRPLTPSAAPGRRDDGAKPLPPPLDSPGKPGEQRSRPPFVQHSVPPMTEAVARRALLRFVASRCCYGSRAAGELAIRQLRQLGTYRYRLETFSESRLSEWAFEPFTKPGAARRPGEAPLDPWDVEVGAPPLFQGQTRRCRVPRSALVRDCHRCHGHGRSKCGVCHGAGRTRCVTCKGSRRRLKQQKRCQLCSGTGRKRCNTCSGRGSKTCATCQGEKKLQHFKQLVITWKNNVFEFVSEHHLNFPGELLSKVSGEYIFKDENVVVYPIVDFPEPEISLASQRAIAEHSAAFATSSRILRQRQTIELIPITEVHYQYSGKPYLYYIYGLENKVYALDYPERCCCGCTVV